A region of the Drosophila subpulchrella strain 33 F10 #4 breed RU33 chromosome 3L, RU_Dsub_v1.1 Primary Assembly, whole genome shotgun sequence genome:
CCACAGGTGGATCGGGCACTAGTGCCATCAGCGGACCCGGGGACAACTACCATTTCAACGACGATGATGTGGCCAGTTCACTGCCTCCCCTGGTCACCGCCAACCACCGCATcctggagatcgatcgggATAGGGAGTGGGTCCAACGGCATCGGGACTCGACGGTGATCAAGAACGTGGGCAAATGGTATGTGGGTCTGCCGCCGGGCCAAAGTGTTCGTGCCCATGTCCAGAACATCGACATAGTGCCCCTGGGCGGAAGGATCGGTATCTCGCCCTCGGAGGCACTGCGTCAGGACGAGATCGCCGAGCTGAATGCCTCCAGGGAGCACTGATTGGATCTGTAGCTCGTAGTGCTTAGCCCTAAGTGATCAGTGTTAAGTAATCGAAACTGGGTTGACTCCACATGGAAACTGTAACAGTATTTAAAGCGGAATACATTTTATGCCTATATGTGTATTTCAATCTATATCTCTAACCGAAAGTTATATGATATCCGTGGAGGGTGCGTTAAGCAGGTTGGTCTGCTCATTGCGGTTTCCTTGGATCTACATATAAACCCTTGGCTTTGCCTGCCCAGAGTTTAGTTGATTTTCAGACTTAAAACAAGATGCTGCTGCTTTGGATTGGCTTGCTGGGAGTTTGGAGTGTTCAAGGAGCCCAGGTCTATATGCAGTTCAATGGACAGGGATACTCCTACGATACGGATAGAAGTGATGTAGCCCCTAGTTATGGGGCATTATCCCTGGACTCCTTTGGCCCCCTGCAATTTGTGCAGCAGGCTTTGAGAACCAGGTCAAATCCTCTTCCCAGGATTTCCTATAATACGCAGGCAACCTCCTCGCTGACTGGAGGTTACCAAACAGGAATACCCAAGCATTCGAAACCCCAGCAGACCCATCAAAACTTCGATTTCAGCACCCACCAGATGTCCCATGCCCAGCACACCGATGAGTCGGGAAATGTTTTGGGCAGGTACTCCTACTACGACGAGGCTGGCTACCATGAGCTGAGCTACAAGGCGGGTGCCGGCATCGGATTTGTGGTCATGGGTGGCAATTTGGCCAAGGCCACCACCGCCGAACCCCACTCGGAAATCGAAATCGGAAACGGAATCCAAACAAATGCCTTGACAGGCTTTGAAGAGTTGCATAATTATCGTGGCTACAcgtaaataaacaaattagcTGAACTCAAATACTGCTCGTTCTACTTGGGTGTTTTTCGTTATTTAGTGCAACTTTTTGGAGATCTGACAGCGTCAACTGTCAAGTCTGACATCTACGTGATCGGGGAACGCAAATGCAGGTAGCTGAAGTCCAAGAATGAGTGACTAGCAGCTAACGGGTTAAGATATCTACACTCGAAAAATAAGCCGTTCGATAAATTCATGATTAGTCTTAAGCCATTAAAAATACTCATGATGTTTGACGCCTTTTTTCCTGATCGTAATAATGCGACATTCGTAACTTGTTAGATTTTATGGtctttctaaatattttttctttggtTTAATACGGATATTCTAAGCTTTTAAGAGTTTTTGCGccattttataaatatcttaaattggaaagtatattatataaatatcttATCTATCTTCTTGACTATTCGGTCAAGTTAGAGATTaagaatttacaaaaaatCTATCTGGGTAAAAAGAGTATTAAAGAATGGCCAAGAATAAACTTAGATATATCTGtaaaacatttataaaaagCGAAAGTTTATAAGCAGTATTAAATCATTGAAATCTTAAAATGCGGGTGCCATGCAAtacttttatttctttttctaCACATACAATTTTGCATAAAATAGCTAATGGCAAACATTGTCAGTTTCTGATCGTAAATGGTTGTAAGAGCTTTAATTGTTTGGGCGCGTGCTTTGGCTCGAGTCAGCCCGTTAAATTTATGCACTTTATAAGCCCTAATTGACTATCCGCTCATAAAAATGGCCGGACAAAGTCATTTTACAAATGGCCAGTGCATCCCAAAGCCAAATTGAGTCAGCTCtggcatttatttattttggtttggGTAATTTCTTGTCCAAAAAAGAGACCAAAAATAATACAGCATTTGAAATGTTCGACGCGTGCGCGCACTTGCCAAATAATTCGAATCGAACGGAAAGCCTTGGCGTCCAAATCGTGGCCTAAATAAAATATGGGTATATTTCAGACTCGTTCAAAACAAAGAAAAGCCCAAAATAATATGCATatctgcaaaaaaaaataataataaaattattacaGAGGCCTGTTTGACCGAAAGTTTCACTGTCACAATTAAGTTTGATGTCAAGAGATCTAAGCGGTTAATTTCCCCGAAACAAGTTCCTACGCACTCCGAAAACTTTCTTCGGCGAATGCAGTAAAAGAACGTACAGCAGAGCACTAAAAAGCTTGCCACTGACATAGATTATACTTCTAGGGTTTGTTTGGTTCGTTTGGCCACGTTCTCAGCGTGGAATCAATGGCTCACCTGGGAAATAGCCGC
Encoded here:
- the LOC119554963 gene encoding uncharacterized protein LOC119554963; the protein is MLLLWIGLLGVWSVQGAQVYMQFNGQGYSYDTDRSDVAPSYGALSLDSFGPLQFVQQALRTRSNPLPRISYNTQATSSLTGGYQTGIPKHSKPQQTHQNFDFSTHQMSHAQHTDESGNVLGRYSYYDEAGYHELSYKAGAGIGFVVMGGNLAKATTAEPHSEIEIGNGIQTNALTGFEELHNYRGYT